The genomic DNA AATCAACCACTAATCAAACTGTGTGATCAAAAAACTTCATCGGCGTCGCGACAGTAGTTGTTGATTTTGGCGAGCTTCTTTTCAACCCGAGGAGTATGCGGCGTTTGTACGGGGTAGAACTTGTAAATCCTCATATTTTTCGCGAGTGCCAGTTCCCTGGCCATTTCCTCTCGCATTTTAGCAAATGCTGGTCTTCTTGCTTCCTTTAGTTCCTCCCTCGCATGCTCCCCCGCAGGTAGCTCCACCTCAAAATCTTGCTCATTCTCTTCCTCCACAGTATTGTGATCGACTATGTATGGCACAGAGTATTGAATTTTCAAGTACCGATCTCTTTCAAGGCGTTCCAGAGCTACCTTTCTTTGCTTGCACCCCAAGTAACATATTTTCAGAGATTTTTTTGTCAGTCTCTCGACTTGGGCACCTCTCTTGTCCATAGGAATGTACGGGATCCAgcccatcttcatctttttcatCGGAATTATAGCTTCTTCGCGGCCTCCCGGCCTGCTTAAATCAGTTATCTTGTAGGCTAGTTCTTGTGAAG from Pyrus communis chromosome 17, drPyrComm1.1, whole genome shotgun sequence includes the following:
- the LOC137722194 gene encoding protein HEAT INTOLERANT 4-like codes for the protein MEKGGSAKRKASRMPEFEDSKSTRPLQKRVKTSQPKPKPEPGHLEVEEEARNMKDLWKSAFPVMTSWWELDRLYSKFDWDFSNLEREFVEGGKLHHEIHGENNKKNVYVFVTTEPHIVEGPPSYKCESIPVVVAISSLSPPSQELAYKITDLSRPGGREEAIIPMKKMKMGWIPYIPMDKRGAQVERLTKKSLKICYLGCKQRKVALERLERDRYLKIQYSVPYIVDHNTVEEENEQDFEVELPAGEHAREELKEARRPAFAKMREEMARELALAKNMRIYKFYPVQTPHTPRVEKKLAKINNYCRDADEVF